CTCGATACAGTTTTCGCAGATGAAACCTTCGTTACCGGAAATCAGCAGCTCTACTTCATTTCTTTTTTTTCCGCAGAAGGAACATTGGTTCGGATTCATATATAATGATAAGTATTTTTAAAAAAGTTGTCAAAGCAGAAATACTTTGACAAGGGTTTATTAGATATTCGTAATTGCTTGCTGAATCTCAGCATATTCTTCACCGGTCAGTTGCAGCCGGGGATTTTTAAAATTCATGTCTTCTACCTGATGGATAGGGATGAGATGGATGTGCGCGTGCGGAACCTCGAGTCCCACTACTGCCACGGCGATGCGTTGCTGAGGAAATGCCTTTTGCAGTTTTTTTGCTACCTGCTGCGCAAAACCCCAGAGATCTTTAAATTCTGCCGCGTCAATGTCGAAAATGAAATCTGTTTCATGCTTTGGGATGACCAATGTATGCCCTTCTACCAACGGCATGGCATCCAGAAAAGCCAAATGCCGGTCATCTTCGGCAATTTTATAAGCTGGGATCTCACCCGCCACTATTTTGCTAAAAACAGTACCCATTTCAATAAGATTTAAAGATAGATTTCTAATACTTCAAAAGAAAGCTTATTACCGTTGGGTAACACTATTTCAGCATTTTCGCCTACCACTTTACCCAAAAGGCCTTTTGCAATTGGGGTATTTACAGAGATCTTTCCGGCTTTCAGGTCGCTTTCGTTATCTGGCACCAGCGTGAATTTCTGTTCGGCCTTGGTGGCGTTATTTTTCAGGCGCACGGTGGTAAGGATGGATACTTTCGAGGTATCCAACTGGCTTTCATCAATAACTTTAGAGTTGGCAATGGTATCTTTCAGTTTGGCGATTTTCATCTCCAGCATTCCTTGTGCTTCTTTAGCAGCATCATATTCTGCATTTTCAGAAAGATCGCCTTTGTCACGCGCTTCAGCAATCTGTTGGGTAATCTTGGGTCGCTCTATTGTTTCCAACTGTTCAAGTTCAACCTTCATCTTGTCTAAGCCTTCTTTGGTAACATAACTTGCCATATTTCGTGTATTTAATGTTAGTATAAAAAAATAATCCGACATTTGCCGGACAATGATTTCTGTTTCAATTCGTTTTACAAATATATAAATTTATTTCGAATGCGAAGAAAATTTTCGGTTCTGTTTTTGGCAATTTCACTCATTATCAGCGGCTTAATTATCAGCTCCTGCCGCGAACGCGAAGAAACCGTTCGCTGTTTTCCGCAGACCCCCATCAACGTAGTCCTTAACCTGAATCTACCCGCATATTACCCACTGCAAACAACAAACGGATGGGTATATATTAATGAACAGCAGTCGGGAACCCGCGGATTAATCGTGGTGCGTACTACTACTGGTTTCCGCGTGTACGACCGCAATGCGCCACATATTTGCCCTGATGCCAACACGACGCTTTCTGTAGAGAATAACATCCGGATCGTATGCCCACAAGAT
This DNA window, taken from Chryseobacterium sp. 6424, encodes the following:
- a CDS encoding HIT family protein yields the protein MGTVFSKIVAGEIPAYKIAEDDRHLAFLDAMPLVEGHTLVIPKHETDFIFDIDAAEFKDLWGFAQQVAKKLQKAFPQQRIAVAVVGLEVPHAHIHLIPIHQVEDMNFKNPRLQLTGEEYAEIQQAITNI
- the greA gene encoding transcription elongation factor GreA codes for the protein MASYVTKEGLDKMKVELEQLETIERPKITQQIAEARDKGDLSENAEYDAAKEAQGMLEMKIAKLKDTIANSKVIDESQLDTSKVSILTTVRLKNNATKAEQKFTLVPDNESDLKAGKISVNTPIAKGLLGKVVGENAEIVLPNGNKLSFEVLEIYL